One genomic region from Granulicatella adiacens ATCC 49175 encodes:
- the phnE gene encoding phosphonate ABC transporter, permease protein PhnE produces MNEAVLNQYQKAPRTWIIKLMVVLILVTLVAWSGTTIELSKIPENGAEISKNIIKGIFSPDTTLLFDTSNKGVAYLLLETICIAFLGTLVGSILAIPFAFLSSTNIVPKPVALVFRTLIMAIRTVPTLIYGLMFIRVTGPGAFTGLLTMSVASIGMISKLYIEAIEDLDYKILESLDASGCNLYQKIRFGILPQLIPSFISTVIYRFDMNLRDATVLGMVGAGGIGSPLMFAMSAYKWNEVGAILCGLIILVLFIEFVSTKIRTRLARG; encoded by the coding sequence ATGAATGAAGCAGTTTTAAATCAATATCAAAAAGCTCCTCGTACTTGGATTATAAAATTAATGGTTGTTTTAATTCTTGTAACGCTTGTTGCATGGTCGGGTACAACTATTGAATTAAGCAAAATTCCTGAGAATGGCGCTGAAATTTCAAAGAATATTATTAAAGGGATTTTCTCTCCTGATACAACACTCTTATTTGACACTTCCAACAAAGGTGTGGCGTACCTTCTGTTAGAAACCATCTGTATTGCGTTTCTAGGAACTTTAGTAGGATCAATTTTAGCAATTCCGTTTGCTTTCTTGTCTTCAACAAATATCGTTCCAAAGCCGGTAGCATTAGTTTTCCGTACTTTAATTATGGCAATCCGAACAGTTCCAACATTAATTTACGGATTAATGTTCATACGTGTAACGGGTCCTGGAGCATTTACAGGGCTTTTAACAATGTCTGTAGCATCCATTGGGATGATTTCAAAATTGTATATCGAAGCAATTGAAGACTTAGACTACAAGATTCTAGAGTCATTAGATGCTAGCGGATGTAATTTATATCAAAAAATTCGATTTGGCATCTTGCCTCAATTAATTCCGTCTTTCATTTCAACGGTTATTTATCGTTTTGATATGAACTTAAGAGATGCGACAGTTCTAGGGATGGTTGGTGCCGGCGGTATCGGTTCTCCTTTAATGTTTGCGATGAGCGCTTATAAATGGAATGAAGTAGGGGCCATTCTTTGCGGATTAATCATTTTAGTATTATTCATTGAATTTGTATCAACTAAAATTCGTACACGTTTAGCACGTGGTTAA
- a CDS encoding PTS sugar transporter subunit IIB: protein MKVLAACGSGMGSSQIIKMKLTNVFRKLNIPLEVHHCAVSEAKSSAKNYDLVVISSALLEVFDGLDLPNTKIVGLQNLLSEKEMTEKISEALGL, encoded by the coding sequence ATGAAAGTATTAGCAGCATGCGGAAGCGGAATGGGTTCAAGCCAAATTATCAAAATGAAATTAACAAATGTATTTAGAAAATTAAATATTCCTTTAGAAGTTCATCACTGTGCAGTTTCTGAAGCAAAATCTTCAGCAAAAAACTATGATTTAGTTGTTATTTCATCAGCTTTATTAGAAGTATTTGATGGCTTAGACTTACCAAACACAAAAATCGTAGGCTTACAAAACTTATTATCTGAAAAAGAAATGACTGAAAAAATTTCTGAAGCTTTAGGCCTATAA
- the phnE gene encoding phosphonate ABC transporter, permease protein PhnE, with protein MKLSKLFAPKEYTLENGTTVREPRSKAIIITILLLVAMYYAGKVTGFNFKTLMQRGGQFFVMIGRMFPPNWEYSSSIWSPLIDTIKMSLLGSLLGSILVIPFAIIASSNIVKNKFVISLSRLFLSVVRTLPTLVTALIATYIFGLGTLAGTFAIATYTFAYCGKQLYEQIETVDMGAFEAAEALGATKGKAFSSAIIPQILPGYLASSLYCFEGNVRYASILGYVGAGGIGIILNENLGWREYSNVGMILVILFLTVVIIESVSYYLRTKLA; from the coding sequence ATGAAGCTAAGTAAACTCTTCGCACCAAAAGAATATACACTAGAAAACGGAACTACCGTTAGAGAACCACGATCGAAAGCAATTATTATTACGATTTTGCTTCTTGTGGCAATGTATTACGCAGGGAAGGTCACTGGTTTTAACTTCAAAACACTTATGCAACGTGGTGGACAATTCTTTGTAATGATTGGTAGAATGTTCCCACCAAACTGGGAATACTCTAGTTCAATTTGGTCACCATTAATCGATACGATTAAAATGTCCTTATTGGGGTCTTTATTAGGATCGATTTTAGTAATTCCTTTTGCGATTATTGCATCTAGCAACATTGTAAAAAATAAGTTTGTAATTAGTTTAAGCCGTTTATTTTTAAGTGTTGTTCGAACATTACCAACACTAGTAACCGCATTAATTGCTACATATATATTCGGTTTAGGAACACTCGCTGGTACGTTTGCGATTGCAACCTATACTTTCGCTTATTGTGGAAAACAACTATACGAGCAAATCGAAACGGTTGATATGGGAGCTTTCGAAGCTGCTGAAGCTTTGGGTGCTACTAAAGGGAAAGCCTTCTCAAGTGCTATCATTCCGCAAATCTTACCAGGTTATTTAGCTTCTTCTTTATATTGTTTTGAAGGGAATGTGAGATACGCTTCTATTCTTGGTTATGTAGGTGCTGGTGGTATCGGTATTATTTTAAATGAAAACTTAGGTTGGCGTGAATATAGCAACGTCGGGATGATTTTAGTGATTCTATTCTTAACTGTAGTCATAATCGAAAGCGTTAGTTATTATTTACGTACTAAATTAGCGTAG
- the ulaG gene encoding L-ascorbate 6-phosphate lactonase has translation MANIKDVTKESWILSTFPEWGTWLNEEIEREEVKPGTFAMWWLGCTGIWLKSEKNTNILCDLWCGTGKRSHGNGKMKTGHQMQRMSGCQNLQPNLRTQPFVIDPFEVKNVDALVVTHIHSDHLDINTAAAVANNCPEAKFVGPQEVVNTWLGWGVPAERTIVVHPGDSVKIKDIEIVALEAFDRTALVTAKDGEVLKGKMPQDMDEIAVNYLFKTSGGNLYHAGDSHYSNMFAKHGNEHEIDVCLGAYGENPRGITDKVTSVDMLRMAESLNAKVVIPVHYDIWANFQADPKEITEIWKFKKDRLEYKFKPFIWQVGGKYTYPTDKDKLEFNFYRGFDDVFSIDNDVPFPSFL, from the coding sequence ATGGCAAATATCAAAGATGTAACAAAAGAATCTTGGATTTTATCTACTTTCCCAGAATGGGGAACTTGGTTAAATGAAGAAATCGAACGCGAAGAAGTGAAACCAGGAACATTCGCTATGTGGTGGTTAGGATGTACAGGTATCTGGTTAAAATCAGAAAAAAATACAAACATCTTATGTGACTTATGGTGTGGAACTGGTAAACGTAGCCACGGTAACGGAAAAATGAAAACTGGTCACCAAATGCAACGTATGAGTGGTTGCCAGAACTTACAACCAAACTTACGTACACAACCATTTGTAATCGATCCATTCGAAGTGAAAAATGTTGATGCTTTAGTAGTAACTCATATTCACTCAGATCACTTAGACATTAATACAGCTGCAGCAGTTGCTAACAACTGTCCAGAAGCTAAATTCGTAGGACCTCAAGAAGTAGTAAACACTTGGTTAGGTTGGGGAGTTCCTGCTGAACGTACAATCGTTGTACACCCAGGAGACTCAGTTAAAATCAAAGACATCGAAATCGTTGCTTTAGAAGCATTTGACCGTACAGCTTTAGTTACAGCTAAAGACGGTGAAGTTCTTAAAGGCAAAATGCCTCAGGACATGGACGAAATCGCTGTTAACTACTTATTCAAAACAAGTGGTGGTAACTTATATCACGCAGGAGACTCTCACTACTCAAATATGTTTGCTAAACATGGGAACGAACATGAAATCGATGTGTGTTTAGGTGCTTACGGTGAAAACCCTCGTGGTATCACTGATAAAGTGACTTCAGTTGATATGTTACGTATGGCTGAATCATTAAACGCTAAAGTTGTTATCCCAGTTCACTATGACATTTGGGCGAACTTCCAAGCAGATCCAAAAGAAATTACAGAAATCTGGAAATTCAAGAAAGATCGCCTAGAATACAAATTCAAACCATTCATTTGGCAAGTAGGTGGTAAGTATACTTACCCAACTGACAAAGATAAATTAGAATTTAACTTCTACCGTGGATTTGACGATGTATTCTCAATCGACAATGATGTACCATTCCCATCATTCTTATAA
- a CDS encoding PhnD/SsuA/transferrin family substrate-binding protein, with product MKKSFWSKLAIGLSSLALLAGCSSNSGSDTNQSQSQNASKTIETLKIAFVPSRDPETIVTTTEPLKELLKKELAKEGYDVKNVDISVGTSFDAVGEALASGSADIGFLPGGTYVLYDKEVDVLLTATRDNLLKDSTNPKDWNDGKETGRGTEQATSYKGLVIAGPTEKGKELAAKINSGQELTWEELNSAKWGVLGTSSSSGYIYPTLWLQEKYGKGISDLQNVVQSDSYASSAARLASGQIDIMVGYADVRNDYAKKWTSDYGRSEDIFKETNVIGVTPDIYNDTISVSKSSPIVDDAFKEAFANAMMNIAKTDEGKEIIKIYSHKGYKKANASDYDKEREAQKLLKKLKSGN from the coding sequence ATGAAAAAGTCTTTTTGGTCTAAATTAGCAATTGGTTTATCATCATTAGCTTTATTAGCAGGATGTTCTAGTAATTCAGGTTCAGACACAAATCAAAGTCAAAGCCAAAATGCTTCGAAAACAATCGAAACTTTAAAAATCGCTTTTGTACCATCTCGTGATCCTGAAACAATTGTGACAACAACAGAACCATTAAAAGAACTACTAAAGAAAGAACTAGCGAAAGAAGGCTACGATGTTAAAAATGTTGATATCTCTGTAGGTACAAGTTTTGACGCTGTAGGTGAAGCATTAGCATCAGGTAGTGCAGATATTGGTTTCTTACCTGGTGGGACTTATGTATTGTATGACAAAGAAGTTGATGTATTATTAACGGCTACTCGTGATAATTTATTAAAAGACTCTACTAATCCAAAAGATTGGAATGATGGAAAAGAAACAGGTCGTGGAACTGAACAAGCTACATCCTATAAAGGATTAGTTATTGCTGGCCCTACTGAAAAAGGGAAGGAATTAGCTGCGAAAATCAATAGTGGTCAAGAATTGACTTGGGAAGAGTTAAATTCTGCTAAATGGGGAGTATTAGGAACTTCATCATCATCAGGTTATATCTACCCAACATTATGGTTACAAGAAAAGTATGGGAAAGGAATTTCTGATTTACAAAATGTTGTACAATCAGATTCTTATGCAAGTTCTGCAGCACGTTTAGCCTCTGGTCAAATTGATATCATGGTTGGTTATGCTGATGTTCGAAATGATTATGCTAAAAAATGGACAAGTGATTATGGCCGTTCAGAAGATATTTTCAAAGAGACGAATGTTATCGGTGTTACTCCAGACATTTACAATGACACAATTTCAGTAAGTAAATCTTCTCCAATTGTAGATGACGCATTTAAAGAAGCGTTCGCTAATGCAATGATGAATATTGCTAAAACAGATGAAGGTAAAGAAATTATCAAAATTTACTCTCATAAAGGCTATAAGAAAGCAAATGCTAGCGACTACGATAAAGAACGTGAAGCACAAAAATTACTTAAAAAATTAAAATCAGGTAACTAA
- the phnC gene encoding phosphonate ABC transporter ATP-binding protein, with protein MIKFENVSKTYPNGVKGLKNINLEIEQGEFVSIIGLSGAGKSTLIRTINRMLDISEGKLTVDGTDVSKLKGKSLRKFRRNKVGMIFQSFNLVTRTTVIKNVLTSIVPDIPFFRSLFGIYTKKEKLHALEALDKVGIVDKAFIRADQLSGGQQQRVALARTLAQNPEIILADEPVAALDPVTAKRVMEDFKRINKDMNISILLNIHHVELALEYADRILGIRDGEIVYDGPSSEVTPEVLDLIYKGKVEGLNEAK; from the coding sequence ATGATTAAATTCGAAAACGTATCTAAAACTTATCCAAATGGGGTTAAGGGTCTTAAAAATATTAACTTAGAAATTGAACAAGGGGAGTTTGTTTCTATTATTGGTCTTTCAGGTGCTGGGAAGTCTACGCTTATCCGTACGATTAATAGAATGTTGGACATCAGTGAAGGAAAATTAACAGTTGATGGTACTGATGTAAGTAAATTAAAAGGGAAATCTTTGCGTAAATTCCGTAGAAATAAAGTAGGGATGATTTTCCAATCTTTTAACTTAGTCACTAGAACAACGGTTATTAAAAACGTATTGACGTCTATCGTACCAGATATTCCATTCTTCCGTTCATTATTTGGAATTTATACCAAAAAAGAAAAATTACATGCATTAGAAGCCTTAGATAAAGTTGGAATTGTTGATAAAGCCTTTATTCGTGCGGACCAATTATCCGGTGGGCAACAACAACGTGTGGCTTTAGCTCGTACATTAGCACAAAATCCAGAAATTATTCTTGCGGATGAACCAGTTGCGGCACTGGACCCAGTAACAGCAAAACGAGTGATGGAAGACTTCAAACGTATTAACAAAGACATGAATATTTCTATTCTTTTAAACATTCACCATGTAGAGTTAGCGCTTGAGTATGCTGATCGTATCTTAGGAATTAGAGATGGTGAAATTGTGTATGATGGTCCAAGTTCTGAAGTGACTCCTGAAGTTTTAGATTTAATCTACAAAGGAAAGGTGGAGGGGTTGAATGAAGCTAAGTAA
- a CDS encoding PTS sugar transporter subunit IIA — MLREIIENGRFSFQKGSLSWEEAIKKACQPLLEQKIIEPEYPGYIISNVHEFGPYIVIAPEICIPHAQEGKGVNDTAVAFMNIEEAVDFGPGADYQPHLFFVLASTDNEKHLNNLSELVTLLDDESIINAFVEARSKEDLENILKGIGE; from the coding sequence ATGTTAAGAGAAATTATCGAAAATGGACGCTTTTCGTTCCAAAAAGGTTCTCTATCATGGGAAGAAGCCATAAAAAAAGCTTGCCAACCTTTATTAGAACAAAAGATCATTGAACCTGAATACCCAGGTTACATTATTAGTAATGTTCATGAATTTGGACCTTACATCGTAATTGCGCCAGAGATTTGTATCCCTCACGCACAAGAAGGAAAAGGGGTAAATGATACTGCTGTAGCATTTATGAACATTGAAGAAGCTGTGGATTTTGGACCAGGTGCTGACTACCAACCACATTTATTCTTCGTTTTAGCATCAACTGATAATGAAAAACACTTAAACAACTTATCTGAGTTAGTGACTTTATTAGACGATGAATCAATTATTAATGCGTTTGTTGAAGCGCGCTCAAAAGAGGATTTAGAAAATATCTTAAAAGGAATAGGTGAATAA
- a CDS encoding PTS ascorbate transporter subunit IIC: protein MEFLFSFWQFFYANIFTKPQYFVGLIVLVGYLLLGRKWYDALAGFIKAVVGYMILNVAAGGLVSNFRPVLAALGDRFGLQAAVIDPYFGQAAAEAALKSAGHATGLTVQVLLVAFLTNLVLVIFRKLTKVRTVFITGHIMVQQSATATWLMALALGDNVNQLQFVILLGIVLGVYWAVAANLTVEATQELTEGGGFAIGHQQMFGVWLVDKLAPKFSGKNDKKIENLELPGFLSIFKESIVATSILMIVFFGAILLVLGKDYLVGVNGQELTVAASKFKMTTLKATDDFFFYILQTALTFTVYVQILQLGVRLFVAELSEAFQGISNKLLPGSMPAVDCAAVYGFGSPNAVTVGFLFGVLGQIVAILGLIVFKSPVLIITGFVPVFFDNATFAVYANHKGGLRAASILSFLSGLIQVLGGAVAAGAFGLAAYGGWHGNFDWDTIWVGFGFLMQNFQYIGLGIVLIILLAIPQLQYSKNKEHYFTIAEDYETYLESKQN from the coding sequence ATGGAATTTTTATTCAGTTTTTGGCAATTCTTCTATGCTAACATTTTTACTAAACCACAATACTTTGTGGGTTTAATCGTTTTAGTTGGTTATTTACTATTGGGTCGTAAATGGTACGATGCATTAGCAGGTTTTATTAAAGCAGTTGTAGGTTACATGATTTTAAACGTAGCTGCTGGTGGATTGGTTTCAAACTTCCGTCCAGTATTAGCAGCATTAGGGGATCGTTTTGGATTACAAGCTGCCGTTATTGACCCATACTTTGGTCAAGCTGCTGCTGAAGCTGCATTAAAATCAGCTGGTCATGCAACAGGTTTAACAGTACAAGTATTATTAGTAGCTTTCTTAACGAACTTAGTATTAGTTATCTTCCGTAAATTAACTAAAGTTCGTACAGTATTCATCACTGGTCACATCATGGTGCAACAATCTGCTACAGCAACTTGGTTAATGGCTTTAGCTTTAGGTGATAACGTTAACCAATTACAATTTGTAATCTTATTAGGTATTGTATTAGGTGTATATTGGGCAGTAGCTGCAAACTTAACTGTAGAAGCTACTCAAGAATTAACAGAAGGCGGCGGATTTGCAATTGGTCACCAACAAATGTTTGGGGTTTGGTTAGTTGACAAATTAGCTCCTAAATTCTCAGGTAAAAACGACAAGAAGATTGAAAATCTTGAATTACCAGGTTTCTTATCAATCTTCAAAGAATCAATCGTTGCAACATCAATCTTAATGATCGTGTTCTTCGGTGCAATCTTATTAGTATTAGGTAAAGACTACTTAGTAGGCGTAAATGGACAAGAGTTAACAGTTGCTGCTTCTAAATTCAAAATGACTACATTAAAAGCAACTGACGACTTCTTCTTCTACATTTTACAAACAGCATTAACATTCACTGTTTATGTTCAAATCTTACAATTAGGGGTTCGTTTATTCGTTGCTGAATTATCAGAAGCGTTCCAAGGTATCTCTAACAAATTATTACCAGGTTCTATGCCAGCGGTTGACTGTGCTGCAGTTTACGGATTTGGTTCTCCAAACGCTGTAACAGTTGGTTTCTTATTCGGGGTATTAGGACAAATCGTAGCAATCTTAGGATTAATCGTATTCAAATCTCCAGTATTAATCATCACTGGATTCGTACCAGTATTCTTCGATAACGCTACATTCGCAGTATACGCTAACCATAAAGGTGGTTTACGTGCTGCTTCTATCCTTTCATTCTTATCAGGTTTAATCCAAGTATTAGGTGGAGCTGTAGCAGCAGGGGCATTTGGTTTAGCTGCATACGGTGGATGGCATGGTAACTTTGACTGGGATACAATTTGGGTTGGATTCGGATTCTTAATGCAAAACTTCCAATACATTGGTTTAGGAATTGTGTTAATTATTCTTTTAGCAATCCCTCAATTACAATACAGCAAAAACAAAGAACATTACTTCACTATTGCTGAAGACTATGAAACATACTTAGAGTCTAAGCAAAACTAA
- a CDS encoding L-ribulose-5-phosphate 3-epimerase, whose protein sequence is MDNKKFYELGLYEKSMPNTLSFREKLETVKATGFDFLEISIDETDEKLSRLEWTKEERQQLVNDMFETGVPIRSMCLSGHRKYPFGSHDEATRTRSLEIMDKAIQLADDLGVRVIQLAGYDVYYEEGDAVTLDYFIQNLKKATEMASQKGILLGFETMETPFMNTVEKSMRFVELVKSPYLQVYPDSGNLMNASLEPGAKNVYEDIELGRGHIVAAHLKETIPGHYREIPFGTGQIDFKRMVDTFLSIGVNRFTGEFWYVGQENWLEDIKFANQFLRSHFPNK, encoded by the coding sequence ATGGACAATAAAAAGTTTTATGAACTTGGTTTGTATGAAAAATCAATGCCAAACACACTTAGTTTTAGAGAAAAGTTAGAAACAGTGAAAGCAACTGGATTTGACTTTTTAGAAATCAGTATCGATGAAACTGATGAAAAATTAAGTCGTCTAGAATGGACAAAGGAAGAACGCCAACAGTTAGTGAACGACATGTTCGAAACTGGAGTTCCAATCCGTTCAATGTGCTTAAGCGGCCATCGTAAATATCCATTTGGTTCCCACGACGAAGCTACTCGCACACGTAGTCTAGAAATCATGGATAAAGCAATTCAATTAGCAGATGATTTAGGTGTCCGAGTGATCCAATTAGCTGGATACGATGTTTACTATGAAGAAGGAGATGCGGTAACACTTGATTACTTCATCCAAAACCTTAAGAAAGCTACTGAAATGGCTTCACAAAAAGGTATTCTTCTTGGTTTTGAAACAATGGAAACTCCATTCATGAACACTGTTGAGAAATCAATGCGTTTCGTTGAATTAGTGAAATCTCCATACTTACAAGTATATCCAGACTCAGGTAACTTAATGAACGCATCATTAGAACCTGGAGCAAAAAATGTCTACGAAGATATCGAATTAGGAAGAGGGCATATTGTTGCAGCTCACTTAAAAGAAACGATTCCTGGACATTACCGTGAAATTCCATTTGGTACTGGTCAAATCGATTTCAAACGTATGGTCGATACATTCTTATCAATCGGAGTAAATCGTTTCACCGGTGAATTCTGGTATGTAGGTCAAGAAAACTGGTTAGAAGATATTAAGTTTGCAAACCAATTCTTAAGATCTCATTTTCCAAACAAATAA
- a CDS encoding DUF624 domain-containing protein — MQYNQDSKFWHFATLVADFILLNLLFIVLCIPVVTIGPAISALIHTTLKLSEDENRTLIKPFWNEFKRDITKKILLWIVYLILLAAMVYMAQFYWKFANNNVDLLRIIGFMLFVLSALILVVTIVASIIGLAMTTRYFSPIKRLVKNSYLLIIVLPIQAFIMAAVLVASTLFFIYQTVPVLSFFLVIGFAALAYSFAPLVREFFTKVK, encoded by the coding sequence ATGCAATATAATCAAGACAGCAAGTTTTGGCATTTTGCTACATTAGTTGCTGATTTTATTTTATTAAATCTATTATTTATCGTTCTATGTATACCTGTTGTTACGATTGGTCCAGCAATTTCTGCCTTAATTCATACAACACTTAAGCTTTCTGAGGATGAGAATCGTACACTGATAAAGCCGTTTTGGAATGAATTTAAGCGTGATATCACTAAAAAGATACTCTTATGGATCGTGTATTTAATTCTACTTGCTGCTATGGTTTATATGGCACAATTTTACTGGAAATTTGCGAATAATAACGTTGATTTATTGAGAATTATCGGTTTTATGTTATTTGTCTTATCAGCGTTGATTTTAGTTGTAACTATTGTAGCTTCAATTATTGGTCTTGCAATGACGACAAGGTATTTCAGTCCGATTAAACGATTAGTAAAGAATAGTTACTTATTAATTATTGTATTGCCGATTCAGGCTTTTATTATGGCTGCAGTTTTAGTAGCTTCAACCTTATTCTTTATCTATCAAACGGTGCCTGTCTTATCATTTTTCCTTGTAATTGGTTTTGCTGCTTTAGCTTATAGCTTTGCACCTTTAGTTCGTGAATTTTTCACAAAAGTAAAATAG
- a CDS encoding L-ribulose-5-phosphate 4-epimerase: MAYEQLKERVLKANLELPKHGLVIFTWGNVSEYDREAGVIAIKPSGVDYDKLTADDIVIVDIDGNKVEGALKPSSDLDTHLEIYRNFKDVNGVVHTHSLWATTMAQQGQEIPAFGTTQGDYFYGTIPCTREMTEAEIKGAYELETGKVIVETFKDKDPNAIPAVLVFNHGPFAWGKDAMDAVHNITVLEYVANMAWHNFALNPNMKPMSQTILDKHYLRKHGANAYYGQ; this comes from the coding sequence ATGGCATACGAACAATTAAAAGAACGTGTATTAAAAGCAAACTTAGAGTTACCAAAACATGGATTAGTTATTTTTACATGGGGTAACGTTTCAGAGTACGACCGTGAAGCAGGGGTTATCGCAATCAAACCTTCAGGCGTTGACTATGATAAACTAACTGCTGATGATATCGTAATTGTGGATATCGACGGTAATAAAGTAGAAGGAGCACTAAAACCTTCTTCTGACTTAGATACTCACTTAGAAATTTATCGTAATTTTAAAGATGTAAATGGGGTAGTGCATACTCACTCTCTATGGGCAACTACAATGGCTCAACAAGGACAAGAAATTCCTGCATTCGGAACAACACAAGGAGACTACTTCTACGGAACAATCCCTTGTACTAGAGAAATGACAGAAGCAGAAATTAAAGGTGCTTATGAGTTAGAAACAGGTAAAGTAATCGTTGAAACTTTCAAAGATAAAGATCCAAATGCGATTCCAGCTGTTTTAGTATTTAACCATGGACCATTTGCATGGGGTAAAGACGCAATGGATGCGGTACACAACATCACTGTATTAGAATACGTTGCAAACATGGCTTGGCATAACTTTGCTTTAAACCCAAATATGAAGCCAATGTCACAAACAATTTTAGATAAACACTATTTAAGAAAACATGGAGCGAATGCTTACTATGGACAATAA
- a CDS encoding 3-keto-L-gulonate-6-phosphate decarboxylase UlaD codes for MAIPNLQVALDHNRIEDALKDALAVGNEVDIIEAGTILLLNEGDKAIKCLRSAFPDKVIIADTKCADAGTTVAKNVALAGADWMTVICCATIPTMEAANKEVKSLQVELYGDWTFEQAQQWRDAGIDQAIFHQSRDALFAGATWTESDLNKIRRLIEMGFKVSATGGLTKDTLKVFEGIPIYTFIAGRGIYATENPAQSAREFKEEIKRIWG; via the coding sequence ATGGCAATTCCTAATTTACAAGTTGCTTTAGACCACAACCGTATTGAAGATGCATTAAAAGATGCTCTTGCTGTTGGAAACGAAGTAGACATTATTGAAGCAGGAACGATTTTACTTTTAAACGAAGGGGACAAAGCGATTAAATGCTTACGTAGTGCTTTCCCAGATAAAGTAATCATTGCTGATACAAAATGTGCTGACGCTGGTACAACTGTTGCTAAAAATGTTGCCCTCGCTGGAGCAGACTGGATGACAGTAATTTGCTGCGCAACAATTCCAACTATGGAAGCCGCAAACAAAGAAGTGAAGTCTTTACAAGTTGAATTATACGGAGATTGGACTTTCGAACAAGCACAACAATGGAGAGACGCTGGTATTGACCAAGCAATCTTCCACCAAAGCCGTGATGCTCTATTTGCAGGAGCTACTTGGACTGAATCTGATTTAAACAAAATCCGTCGTTTAATCGAAATGGGATTCAAAGTTTCAGCTACAGGTGGATTAACAAAAGACACATTAAAAGTGTTTGAAGGAATTCCAATTTATACATTCATCGCAGGCCGCGGAATTTACGCTACTGAAAATCCAGCGCAATCTGCTCGTGAATTTAAAGAAGAAATCAAACGTATTTGGGGATAA